The Oncorhynchus clarkii lewisi isolate Uvic-CL-2024 chromosome 29, UVic_Ocla_1.0, whole genome shotgun sequence genome contains a region encoding:
- the LOC139388691 gene encoding neurofilament medium polypeptide-like, whose protein sequence is MSYHPVDTVGSPFRRSMDSRTSYGRSSGTPSSGFRSQSWSRSSPNKPYKRSVNMPVARAYSSTLLSSADSVDFSQTNGDYKRSNEKEQLQGLNDRFAGYIDKVHYLEQQNSQIEEEIQALRQKQVSQSQLGDLYDQELQELRSMLEQIHHDKAQIQLDTDHIEEDIQRIRDRFDEEARIRDETEGIIRALKKDMNDSELVKSELEKKVQSLQDEIAFIRNNHEEEVSELFAQVQASQVTMERKDFQKTDITEALREIRTQLEGHSNQNLQQVEDWFMCRYSKLTDAAEQNKDAIKSARDEIADYRRQLQSKTVELESVRGTRESLERQLNDIEDRHNNDLSSLQETIHQLDNELKGTKWEMARHLREYQDLLNVKMALDIEIAAYRKLLEGEETHFSTFPYRQAVTSSKKSKSGPPKLKVQHKFVEEIIEETRVEDEKSEMDEALEEIAQELSAALEAEATDDREEEGEDKGEEEGEEAVGHGEEGEGEGDSEEVVASTESQMSSSAPAEEEEEDKNRGDEEEDGGEGAEEGQKEEEGEKEGEGEKGDDAEGGDEGEGREEGEETAPESKVSPDKEKAGEKEGSGGEEETAEGEGEEEGGDKEEVASSDKGSKDGDDTDEKDKKGKDEKDDKTDEADVAKTESPKTDAPKSEVPKAEVQKSEAPKVSKPDSLKAESPKAGSPKSESPKAGSPKHESPKAGSPKSESPKPGSPKSETPKPAGSPKSESPKPAGSPKSESPKPAGSPKSESPKLGSPKAESPKDEAPKPEAPKSEAPKAAEEKVDKKGDSEEEKVEKKDAALSGEVEKGAPEDKKDDGKKEETDVISNGVDESPTKDDPNQKDDLSQKDDPSQKVVITKTVETITTGEDGAKHVIKSVTVTETVKETEDMIQEKMVSSKTMEKHSSKSVKVVTETE, encoded by the exons ATGAGTTACCACCCGGTGGACACCGTAGGGAGTCCATTCAGGAGAAGCATGGATAGTAGGACAAGCTACGGCCGCTCCTCCGGCACCCCCTCCAGCGGGTTCCGCTCTCAGTCCTGGTCCCGGTCAAGCCCTAACAAGCCCTACAAGAGGAGCGTCAATATGCCTGTAGCCAGAGCGTACAGCTCCACACTCCTCAGCTCCGCCGACAGCGTTGATTTCAGTCAAACTAACGGAGACTACAAGCGTTCCAATGAGAAAGAGCAGCTCCAGGGGTTAAACGACCGCTTTGCCGGTTACATCGATAAGGTGCACTATCTGGAGCAGCAGAACAGCCAGATTGAGGAGGAGATCCAGGCGCTGCGGCAGAAGCAGGTGTCGCAGTCCCAGCTAGGCGATTTATACGACCAGGAGCTCCAGGAGCTGCGCTCCATGCTGGAGCAGATCCACCACGATAAGGCGCAGATCCAGCTCGACACAGACCACATCGAGGAGGACATCCAGAGAATTAGGGACCGCTTCGATGAGGAAGCTCGCATCAGGGATGAGACGGAAGGCATCATCCGGGCGCTCAAAAAAGATATGAACGACTCTGAGTTAGTGAAGTCGGAGTTGGAGAAGAAAGTCCAGTCACTGCAGGATGAGATTGCCTTTATCCGTAACAACCACGAGGAAGAGGTGAGCGAGCTGTTTGCCCAGGTGCAGGCGTCGCAGGTGACCATGGAGAGGAAAGACTTCCAGAAGACGGACATCACCGAGGCGCTCCGGGAGATCCGCACCCAGCTCGAGGGCCACTCCAACCAGAACCTGCAGCAGGTAGAGGACTGGTTCATGTGCCGCTATTCCAAGCTCACTGATGCTGCGGAACAAAACAAAGACGCAATAAAGTCCGCCCGTGATGAGATTGCAGACTACCGCCGCCAGCTCCAGTCCAAGACCGTGGAATTAGAATCGGTCCGGGGAACCAGGGAGTCACTGGAAAGGCAGCTGAATGACATCGAGGACCGACACAACAACGACCTGTCCAGCCTGCAG gagaccatccaccagcTGGATAATGAGCTCAAGGGCACGAAGTGGGAGATGGCGCGTCATCTGCGCGAGTACCAGGACCTGCTCAATGTCAAGATGGCTCTTGACATCGAGATTGCTGCATACAG GAAACTCCTAGAAGGTGAGGAGACCCACTTTAGCACTTTCCCTTACCGCCAAGCTGTCACCTCCTCTAAGAAGTCCAAGTCTGGGCCTCCCAAACTGAAGGTCCAGCACAAGTTTGTAGAGGAGATCATTGAGGAGACCAGGGTGGAGGATGAGAAGTCTGAAATGGACGAGGCCCTGGAAGAGATTGCCCAGGAGCTGTCTGCCGCACTGGAGGCAGAGGCAACAGAtgacagagaagaggaaggagaggataagggagaagaggaaggagaagaagcaGTGGGAcatggagaagagggagagggagagggtgactCAGAAGAGGTTGTAGCCTCCACTGAATCCCAAATGAGCTCCAGCGCCCCtgctgaggaggaagaggaggacaaaaACCGTGGCgatgaagaagaagatggaggagagggtgctGAGGAGGgacaaaaagaagaagagggtGAGAAAGAAGGTGAGGGTGAGAAGGGAGATGATGCAGAAGGTGGTGATGAGGGAGAaggaagggaagagggagaggagacagccCCAGAATCAAAGGTCTCTCCTGACAAAGAGAAGgctggagagaaggaaggaagtggaggagaagaagagacagcagagggagagggagaagaggagggtggtgATAAAGAGGAAGTTGCAAGTAGTGACAAAGGATCCAAAGATGGAGATGATACGGATGAGAAAGATAAGAAAGGAAAGGATGAGAAAGATGACAAAACAGATGAGGCAGATGTAGCCAAGACAGAGTCTCCCAAAACAGATGCCCCCAAGAGTGAGGTCCCAAAAGCTGAGGTCCAGAAATCTGAGGCCCCAAAGGTCTCCAAGCCAGACTCCCTGAAAGCTGAATCCCCTAAGGCTGGGTCCCCCAAGTCTGAGTCACCAAAAGCTGGATCCCCCAAACATGAATCCCCCAAAGCTGGTTCCCCTAAATCTGAATCCCCAAAACCTGGCTCCCCCAAATCTGAAACCCCCAAACCTGCAGGATCCCCCAAATCTGAATCCCCCAAACCTGCTGGTTCCCCCAAATCTGAATCCCCCAAACCTGCAGGGTCCCCCAAATCTGAATCCCCCAAATTAGGATCCCCTAAAGCAGAGTCCCCTAAGGATGAGGCTCCCAAACCAGAAGCTCCCAAGTCAGAGGCCCCCAAGGCTGCAGAAGAGAAAGTAGACAAAAAGGGTGattcagaggaagagaaggtagaaaAGAAAGATGCAGCTTTGAGCGGAGAAGTGGAGAAGGGTGCCCCAGAGGACAAAAAGGACGATGGGAAGAAAGAGGAGACGGATGTGATCTCAAATGGTGTGGACGAGAGCCCCACCAAAGATGACCCCAACCAGAAAGATGACCTCAGCCAGAAAGATGACCCCAGCCAGAAGGTGGTCATCACCAAAACGGTGGAGACCATCACCACTGGAGAGGATGGAGCCAAGCATGTCATTAAATCAGTCACTGTCACCGAGACTGTGAAGGAGACTGAGGATATGATTCAGGAGAAGATGGTGTCCAGCAAGACGATGGAGAAACACTCTTCCAAGTCCGTCAAGGTGGTGACCGAAACCGAGTGA